A single genomic interval of Streptomyces sp. NBC_01296 harbors:
- a CDS encoding DUF6233 domain-containing protein, translating into MNESLAEQIARHRAVVGWLEWQLGQTREALARLEQQEAVATARRPTPRVPDWKLEAHRTGHGPRPFRVHAGHCPDGHGKEITRQEALRLLADGIEACPFCGPDRELRIDGAA; encoded by the coding sequence GTGAACGAAAGTCTTGCGGAGCAGATCGCCCGGCACCGGGCGGTCGTCGGCTGGCTGGAGTGGCAGCTGGGCCAGACCCGCGAGGCCCTGGCCCGCCTGGAACAGCAAGAAGCCGTCGCCACCGCCCGCAGGCCGACGCCACGGGTACCCGACTGGAAGCTCGAAGCGCACCGCACAGGCCACGGTCCCCGCCCCTTCCGCGTCCACGCCGGCCACTGCCCCGACGGCCACGGCAAGGAGATCACCCGGCAAGAGGCCCTCCGCCTCCTGGCCGACGGCATCGAGGCGTGTCCCTTCTGCGGACCGGACCGTGAGCTCCGGATCGACGGTGCCGCATAG
- the ku gene encoding non-homologous end joining protein Ku codes for MPATEPHAVHFRQIHQHEGGLIGRVRNLKVCELDGEPVGLDEIGRGYETSTGTIPVSDAELDALPLPTAKAIEIVSFVPAASINPAAFGAGAYYLAAPDPIAARPYVLLREALSRTSRVAVAKFAFHQRERLGLLRVVGDALVLHGLRWPDEIREADVPAPTVDVTEDEVQAALALADAMTTDTLEGIRDHYRDAVEELLAAKAHGERTHPPEAPAQVIDLMAALEESVQKAREARGETEATVHELGAKKKTAKKTAKKTTGAAKGRTPRRRA; via the coding sequence GTGCCTGCGACCGAGCCCCACGCCGTGCACTTCCGGCAGATCCACCAGCACGAGGGCGGACTCATCGGCCGCGTCCGCAACCTCAAGGTCTGCGAACTCGACGGCGAGCCCGTCGGCCTCGACGAGATCGGCCGCGGCTACGAGACGTCCACCGGCACGATCCCCGTCAGCGACGCCGAACTCGACGCCCTCCCCCTGCCCACCGCCAAGGCGATCGAGATCGTCAGCTTCGTCCCCGCAGCCTCCATCAACCCCGCCGCCTTCGGGGCCGGCGCCTACTACCTGGCAGCCCCGGACCCCATCGCGGCACGGCCGTACGTCCTCCTGCGCGAGGCCCTCAGCCGCACCAGCCGCGTCGCGGTCGCCAAATTCGCCTTCCACCAGCGCGAACGCCTCGGCCTGCTGCGCGTCGTCGGCGACGCCCTGGTCCTCCACGGACTCCGCTGGCCGGATGAGATCCGCGAGGCCGACGTTCCCGCCCCCACCGTGGACGTCACCGAGGACGAGGTCCAGGCCGCCCTCGCCCTCGCCGACGCGATGACCACCGACACCCTCGAAGGCATCCGCGACCACTACCGCGACGCCGTGGAGGAACTCCTCGCGGCCAAGGCCCACGGGGAGCGCACGCACCCCCCCGAGGCACCCGCCCAGGTGATCGACCTGATGGCCGCCCTGGAGGAGTCCGTGCAGAAGGCGCGGGAAGCCCGGGGTGAGACGGAGGCCACCGTCCACGAGCTCGGCGCCAAGAAGAAGACCGCGAAGAAGACGGCCAAGAAGACCACCGGTGCGGCCAAGGGCCGCACACCGCGCCGCCGCGCCTGA